A portion of the Corynebacterium heidelbergense genome contains these proteins:
- a CDS encoding recombinase family protein: MSGAVPPCTGRVFGYARASTGDQNLDRQIAALGEVDMLIEDKESGKNVADRDELSALMRFVKAGDNIRVKSADRLARSSSDLLAIAENLKSRKVGLEFVDNPALKTTTPQGYFMLTVLAAVAQLEREIILERQAEGIALAKKKGKYTKAPRLTRQQVLDARRRVAEGVPKAQVARDLQVSRPTLYAALSGTGVYADGGRKDEDAEEPPLW; encoded by the coding sequence ATGTCTGGTGCAGTTCCACCATGCACCGGGCGGGTCTTCGGCTACGCGCGGGCGTCGACCGGTGATCAGAATCTGGATCGGCAAATCGCAGCCCTCGGTGAGGTGGACATGCTCATTGAGGATAAGGAGTCGGGCAAGAACGTCGCCGACCGAGATGAGCTGTCGGCCCTGATGCGTTTCGTCAAAGCTGGGGACAATATCCGGGTCAAAAGCGCTGACCGGCTCGCCCGGTCGAGCTCGGATCTGTTAGCGATTGCGGAGAACTTGAAATCCCGGAAGGTTGGCTTGGAGTTTGTGGACAACCCGGCATTGAAAACGACCACCCCGCAGGGTTACTTCATGCTGACGGTGTTGGCAGCAGTAGCCCAGTTGGAGCGCGAGATCATCCTGGAGCGCCAAGCCGAGGGCATTGCCCTGGCGAAGAAAAAGGGCAAGTACACCAAGGCGCCTCGTTTGACCCGCCAGCAGGTGCTTGACGCCCGCCGACGGGTGGCAGAAGGGGTGCCGAAAGCCCAGGTTGCTCGTGACCTCCAGGTCAGTAGGCCGACGCTGTATGCGGCGTTGTCGGGTACCGGGGTGTACGCCGATGGGGGCCGCAAGGATGAGGACGCTGAAGAACCCCCGCTGTGGTGA
- the mobF gene encoding MobF family relaxase — MAKLHAESVAYYESTVDVSGGVDGYYSEDGRQPARAWVTGESAGAVDAISGQLGVEPGMVVDGAGVRSWFNGAVGPSGVKLGRAPGSRGVPGYDLAFCAPKSVSIVWGLTDDEDVRAAVDRAHAAAVASGMDYLTTHAGYTRRASRDDPSVMVIESLPGLSGVRYEHRTSRAGDPHVHSHVLLSNKQLCRDGKFRTIDGTSVYHELRAAGMVYQAHLRAELTAALGVRWGEIVNGCAEIVGLDDPEFIRGFSTRASEIDAWRQAQGVGDDEHRSEVMNRLFARLGQKTTRRRKDVDTPLAELQAQWAGSAVPVDVYPR; from the coding sequence GTGGCGAAGCTGCATGCGGAGTCGGTGGCGTATTACGAGTCGACGGTGGATGTGTCTGGTGGGGTGGATGGGTACTACTCGGAGGATGGTCGTCAGCCCGCGCGGGCGTGGGTGACGGGCGAGTCGGCGGGGGCTGTGGATGCCATCTCGGGGCAGTTGGGTGTTGAGCCGGGAATGGTGGTGGATGGGGCAGGGGTGCGGTCGTGGTTTAACGGTGCTGTTGGCCCCAGTGGCGTGAAGTTGGGTCGTGCTCCGGGTAGTCGGGGGGTGCCGGGTTACGATTTGGCGTTTTGCGCGCCGAAAAGTGTGTCCATTGTGTGGGGGTTAACCGATGATGAGGATGTGCGTGCGGCGGTGGATCGTGCGCATGCGGCGGCGGTGGCAAGTGGGATGGATTATCTCACTACCCATGCGGGGTACACCCGGCGGGCGAGTCGTGATGATCCGAGTGTGATGGTGATCGAATCGCTGCCTGGATTATCGGGGGTGCGGTACGAACACCGGACGAGCCGCGCGGGTGATCCGCATGTGCATTCCCATGTGTTGCTGTCGAATAAGCAGTTGTGTCGGGATGGGAAGTTCCGCACGATTGATGGGACGAGTGTGTATCACGAGCTGCGGGCAGCGGGCATGGTGTATCAGGCTCACTTACGCGCGGAACTCACGGCGGCTTTGGGGGTGCGGTGGGGTGAGATTGTCAATGGGTGTGCCGAGATTGTGGGGTTGGATGATCCGGAGTTTATCCGGGGGTTTTCCACCCGCGCGTCGGAGATTGATGCGTGGCGTCAGGCGCAGGGGGTTGGTGATGATGAGCACCGCTCGGAGGTGATGAATCGTCTTTTTGCCCGGTTGGGTCAGAAAACCACCCGGCGGCGGAAGGATGTTGATACCCCGCTGGCGGAGCTGCAGGCCCAGTGGGCGGGCAGTGCGGTGCCGGTCGACGTTTACCCGCGCTGA
- a CDS encoding ATP-binding cassette domain-containing protein, whose amino-acid sequence MKGLSGLLKNAKFESMDFAGNPTTPDSPGFKRTRMTVFTEDQSFRNWSFETYLRFVSAAYDKAPDDILHELIDGFNFGSFAKTRIGELSSRNSKKARLIAAFAIKPPLLILDEPVDALDSLGTDFLYSSIR is encoded by the coding sequence ATCAAGGGTTTAAGTGGCCTTCTGAAGAACGCCAAGTTCGAGTCGATGGATTTCGCTGGCAACCCGACCACCCCGGACAGTCCAGGGTTCAAACGTACGCGCATGACCGTGTTCACGGAGGACCAAAGCTTTCGAAATTGGTCGTTTGAAACCTACCTTCGCTTCGTCTCTGCTGCGTACGACAAGGCTCCAGACGACATACTTCATGAATTGATCGACGGTTTCAATTTCGGCTCTTTCGCGAAAACTCGTATAGGTGAATTGAGTTCAAGAAACTCGAAAAAGGCTAGATTAATCGCTGCCTTTGCCATCAAGCCACCGCTTTTGATTCTAGACGAACCTGTCGATGCGCTTGATTCCCTCGGAACGGATTTTCTATACTCGTCTATCCGCTAG